The genomic interval CGATTTCCCCTGGCTTTTCGCGGCTGGTCAAAATCAAACAACTCTGGTGGTCGCTTTCGCTCACTTGCTGGAACAGGTCGCCGTAGGCCTCGTAGCCGGGCAGGTAGTGGCCAATGGTGCCACCCCCTTGCAGAATGGTTTCGCCGTTGTCGAGCACCAGCAGACAGCGGTGCTGCCGGAGATAGGTAAGCAGGCGGGCAATCTGGGCGGTGGGGCCAGGGGGCAGCTTAACCTCCTGCTGCTGCGACAAAATCGGCAGCAGATCCGCCAGCAGGTCGCTCATCTGGGGGGCATCGCGCAGGCTGCGCCACAGCACAAACTCGAACTGGGGCAGCAGGGTTTGGGCCAGCTTCACCGACAGGGCAGTTTTGCCCATGCCGCCCATGCCCAGCAGGGCCACCAGGCGGCAGCGGTCGCCCACTACCCACTGGTCCAGCAGGGCCAGTTCCTGGGTGCGGCCGCAGAAGAAGGAGACATCGATGGCTTCGCCCCAGGAGGTGTGGGGTTGGGGGAGTGGGTGGGTGGATGGGTGGGAGGGTGGATGGGTGGACGGGTGGGAGGGTGGATGGGTGGATGGGTGGATGGGTGGATGGGTGGATGGGTGGGAGGGTGGAGTTCTTGGGGATGGTGGAGAGGTGTCGGGGAAGTTGTAGTCGGCGCGATCGAGGATGAGGTCGAAGGCGGCGAAGAAGGCTTCGAGGGTGTGGCGATCGACGGTGACTTTGGCGTCGAGGACTTTGGTGATGGTTTTGAGGGAAAGCTGGGTGCGATCGCACAGTTGCTCTAGGGTGAGCCGCTGGCCGTAGTTGCTCTGGAGTTCTATCTGGCGCTGGGCTTGTTGTAACTTTTGTAACCCCTGGGGGGTCAAGGTCACTCCTCGCCGCCGCTGCGATCGCGTTTTTTCCACCCAATTTTCTACCCTTGCTCTAGCTCCATGGCGGGCAGGCACCTCCCTTGCCTGTCGCGGGCTGTCTCCCTCAGAGCATCGGTTCCAGCTTGAAGGAAATCATGCCATGAAAGACTTAAGAATCAGCTTTAAAAACAATAAACTTGATTCACTGACCTCCCCAGATAATCGGAAGCTCTGGACAACATTTGGCCCACTTCGCAATCGGAACCCTTAGAATCAGAGCTACCCCTTGAGATTGGGGATGACAACCGCTGTATTTATGGAGTCCAGACAAAAGGGTTGAGCACGGGTACCTGGGCCTCCTCGAAATCGGTGACGTTGCGGGTCACCACGCAGAGATGGTGCTTGATAGCGGTTGCTGCAATAAATAAATCGGGTTGGCTAAACGTATAGCCCCGCTTGCGGCCCTGCTCGACCCGTTGCCGCCAGATCAGAATCACGTCTTCATCAAGGGGCAATAGGCGATCGGCAAACCAGGGCCGTAGGGTGCCGTCGAGCCATTGGCTCAGTTCTTCGCGAAAGGTCAAATCCTCAAGCTGCTCAATGCCAAAGCGAATTTCTGCCAGAGTTACTGTGCTCAGGTAAAACGACTGCGGTGGCTGGCGTTCTGTCCACTGCTTGACGTTTGGATGGCAGTTGGTTTTGCGCAGCTCAGAGACAATATTAGTGTCAAGTAGCCACCCTTTCATAGTTCTATTGGGCGCACAGGAGCTTGAACGCTGGGTTGCTCGAAGTCTAGGCGGCTGAGGGGTGACTGGCTCAGCAGGTGGTGGAGATTGGGCTCTGCCAGCAACGGCAAAAGTCGGGCAAAGGTTTGGGCCGACAGCATCACCACCGCATCTTGCCCTCGCACAGTAATGCGCTGGGGTTCAGTATCCCGCGCCATGCGTACCACCTCACTGAGGTGAGCTTTAGCGTCTTCCAATTTCCAACTGCGAAACTGCTCCAGGTTGTGCAGCTGGGAATCGCTCGATGGTAAGGGGGCCATGGCCACAGCTGATCCGACTAGTACTAGTCGTATTGTAACCAGGCGGCGACGGTAGGCTGAATCTTGCCTTTAAACTTACCGCCTAACTTACTCTATCTTCCCTGGTATGCCCGGGGTGGGGAAGCGATAGTTAGAACAACGAAACGTTCACCACAAGCGTTTCCCGCCCAGGTTCTCCGCTTTTTTCCTGGGTTTGGCTTTTTCTCTCCGCTTTTTCCCTGATTGGGAGGTTTGTATGATTCACCACATGTCGATTCCGGCCAAGGATCCCCACCGGGTGGCGCAGGTTTTGGCCGAACTGTGCCAGGGCAGCGTGATGCCCTTCCCGCCCCTGGAGGGGGCCTACGCTGTCGCTGCCAAGGATGTCTACGGCACCCTGTTCGAGGTCTACCCCATCGGCAGCGAAATTATGCCGGGTCAGGGGCAGGATGAGGCCAGCTTTTGCCAGAATGCCCACCCCTACCATTTCACGGCGGTCCATGCGGCGGTGTCGGTGCCGGTGAGCCAGGCAGAGATTGAGGCGATCGCCCAGCGGCAGGGGTGGCGCACCCTGGTCTGCAACCGCGATGGCCTGTTTGACCTGGTGGAGTTTTGGGTGGAAAACCGGCTGATGCTGGAACTGCTGCCCCCCCAGATGGCCGAGGGCTATCTGCAAACCATGAGCCCCGCCAACCTGGAGCACCTGGAGGCCCAACTGGCCATGGTGCCCACCCGCAGCTAAGAGATATCCATTGCCCCATTTTCACCTTTGGAGATTTTAATCATGGCTAATGTTATTGCCCAAGCCCCCTCTGCCCCCAAAGTGCTGGCCCCTGGGGAGGGCGATCGCTTTCAAATGCTGACCCACGAGATGGTGGTCAAAGTCGATCGCACCGCCACCCAAGACCAGTGGGTTATGTACGAAGCCAGCGACACCCTGGGCAATGGCGCACCGCTGCACACCCACCCCTGGGAAGAGACCTTTTACATTCTCAGCGGTGAGCTAGAGGTCACCATTGGCCGCCGCGAGGTGGTAGCTGCCGCCGGAGCCTCGATCTATTTCCCGGCCAACATCGCCCACGGTTTTCGGATTAGCTCTGCGGAGGCCAGGCTGTTGATTATTTTGCCGGGCTTCTCCGAGGGCTTCTACCGGGAAGTGGGCAGCAGCGGCGTCCAGCTCCCGGCAGATATGGAGGAGTTCTTCGCCATCTGCGATCGCCACTCGGTCCGCATTCTGTAGATCTCTGCTACAGATCCCTGGGTTCCAAAGCCCATTGATAGCTGTCACCGAAATATCTCAGCTAGAACCCAGGGATCTAGCGTTTTGAACCTTGAATTTTGAATTGGAGTGAACCATGCAAGCAACCCAACCAGAACCCTTCAAGTGGCTGTGGATTGGCCTGGGGCTGCCCGTCGGTGGACTGGCGATCGCCGCCATTGGCTTTGTAGTTTTCTTTAGCTTTGGCCCCGAAGGCGGTGTGCGCGTGACCAGCACCCTGGAGCCCTACGCCAAGGAATACCTCGAAACGACCAAACTGCTAGAGCCCGATGAGAAAGTAATCGCCTACTACGACGCCACCATTGCCCTCAAGGGCACCGAGGCCGCCATTCTCACCGATCGCCGCGTGCTCTACCACCGGCCCAGGGGCAACACCAGCATTCCCCTGGTGCAGGTGGCCCGCATCGAGCACGAAGAGCAACCCGTAACGGGCGATATCATCCGCATCTTTGCTGAGGGCGGCGAACTGCTGGTGATCGAAATTGCCCCCCTCAACGGCGGCCTTAACTTTCTCAGCGCCCTGGAAAACCAGGTGGCCCTGGCCAAGCGAGTCTCCCAGGGCCAGCCCACGCCGCATTTATCTCAATTGGCGGAATAGAACTCTGTCAAACAATTCACCAACACATCCGATCCCATAGCCCCGATTCCCCCAAGGCCAAACCGCAGGGCAAATACCATTCGCCCTGCCAAATCGCAGGTCACTGAAGCCCAATGGAGCCCCATTATGATTAGACCTCTCAAGCTGCTGACTGCGGCGATCGCCACCGCCACCCTCAGCCTCGCCGCCCCCCGTCCCGCCGAGGCCCAGTTCACCAACCCCTACACCTTCAGCACCTGGAACAACCCCATCTCCAGCAGTGCCGACACCGCCATCATGAACCGCGCCTTTCAGCGCATGATCGAAGGGAGTTCCTCCAGCTCGGCCCCAGCGGCCCCGGCCCCGCTCAGCGCCAGCACCTTTCGGCCGGTGGCGGCCCAGCTGATGCCCCAGCGGCTGGCCGCCGACCCCGCCCTCAGCCCCACCGAACGGCAGCAAATGGCCGCCGTCTACAGCGACCTGCTGACCTTCTACCACGACTGGCTGGGGCAGGAGGGCGAGCAGCGCCTGCAAAACAACGTGGCCGGAGCAATGACGTACCTGCTGTTGACCAGCCACTACATCCTCAACAACGGCGCAGAGCTGAGCCAGTCCGACCAGGAGGCAATGCTGCAAAACTTTAACGAGGCGCTGTCCAGCGATGCCCACTTTCAAACCCTCAGCGCCCAGGCCAAGCAAGAACTCTACGAGATCCTGGTGATTTCGGCGGCGCTGCCTTTGGCCCTTTTCTTCGAAGGCCACGAGGTCGGGGATCCCGCCTCCGTGGCCGAGGCCCAGGCCATGGTCGAGGCGGTGCTGACCGCCATCCTATCGCCCTCCTGAGCAGGGGCCGCTGGTGGGATAAGCCTCTGGCCTGTCCAGTAGGGAAACGCTAGGGCAACCGTCTAGGAACTCTGCGGTGGGGCGATCGCCCCGCCAATGCCCTTGAGAATCTGCAACACCGCCTGCAATTCCTCGGGCAGGGTATACAGCGAAAACACCCGCGACAGACTGTAATTACAGATTCAAGAACTTCTCCAGGGCGGCGACCATGGCGGGAGGCCAGCGGCGCACGGTGCGCACCCAGTCGAGGTCTTTGTAGCGCCCATCGAGGCCCACCACCGCCACCCAGTTGCTCTCGGCCTCGCCGAGCTGGCCCTGGCCCCAGAGGGCGGCGGTGAGGGCAGCGCGGGCGTCGGCAAAGTTGGGGTAGCGGCGGGTGAGGCTACGGAACTGGCGGATCGCTTCCTCAGCGTGGCCCAGCTGATATTCCGCCAGGGCGGCGTTGACCCGGGCAAAGGCAAACTTGGGGTCGAGGTCGGCCGCTTTTTGGTAGTCGGCCAGGGCGGTTTCCCACTGACCCAGGCCCGCCTCGGCATTGCCCCGGTTGTTGTAGGCGGCGGCATCCTCGGGGTTGAGAGCCAGCACCTGGCTGTAGTCGGCGATCGCCTCCTCCCACCGCCCCAGCCCTTCTAAGGCCGCGCCCCGGTTGAGGTAGGGGTCGGGCTGCTCGGGGGCCAGGGCCACCGCCCGGTCGTAGTCCTCCAGGGCCTCCGCCAGCCTGTTCTGGCTCACCCGCACGTTGCCCCGGTTGCTCCACAGGGCGGCCTCATCGGGCAGGTACTCAATTAGCTGACTCCAGTAGGCTTCGGCCTCGGCAAACTGCCCCTTTTGAGACGCGGCAAAGGCTTTTTGGCGCAGATCAGAAATGTCTTGCACTACCTGAAGCGATAGCTCGGATGAATCGGATTGTGCCTGGGCAGGAAAGCTCCAGCCTGTAACGCAGAGCAGGCAAAAAGCAAATAAACATAACAACCGACACAAACCCAGCCTACTCATAGCGCAACTTTTTTGATTTGATTACGTCAAGCACATCATCATGCTTCTGGCCTTCAATGACGTCTTTGAGGTGAATCTCACCATTGACATATTGAATATGAATTCGCCAACCTGGAGTTTTATCAATGTCAGCCCGATAGATCGCTTGCTTGACGCCCTTTATCTTGTGAAGCCTGGTCTTTAGAAATCTTCTCGTTCTGTGACACTCGGCATCTTCAAGCTCAGCTAAAGCGTTTAAGAAGCTAGTTTTCAAATGATCATCGGGAAAAATCCTCATTGCCTGGTAGATCACTCCATATTCATCACAGAGAGTCAAAGTTTGTGCCATACGCACTTATGAGGCTTGGATGGTTTCTTGACCATGACGAACAATCTTCCGAGGAACGATTTCCTGATACAAAGATTTAGCTATAGCTTGATATGTCATGGTTGCATCGGCCAAATTTACCACTCGAAAAAGCGTAAAAATAACTTGATCAAAAATGGGATCTTCGTCCACTGCCAAAATTATTCTTAGTCCCTTTGAAACTCTTAATATGTATAGAGAAGACTCATACCCATTTAAGTCAATACCTAAAGTAAGACGATGAAGTTTGCGAAATACGTGGGCTTTTTGCGTGGAGAAAAGGTCTGCGTGTGCGTTGATCGTTTCGGCAACTAAAGCCTTTTCGTCATGGCTCAACCTGTCTAGGTCTTTTTCAAACCCTTTGGTTGATTCAATGAGAATATCCACGATGTGTACCGCCCATTAAGCTAGGTTTCTACTCTCAGTCCTTAGCATAACAATAAATGTTTCAGACAAACCCCAGGTTGTTGCTGCGCCCGGCGTGGGCGAGGGCGAGCTGGTAGTACTTCTGGGCGTGCTCCAGCAGCTCCAGGGCCTGCTGGTCGGAGACATCGCGAACGACTTTGCCCGGTACGCCCATCACCAGCGATCGCGGCGGCACATCTTTCGTCACCACTGCCCCGGCCCCGACAATGCTGCCGCTGCCCACCCTCACCCCATCCAGCACGATCGCGCCAATGCCAATCAGGCAGCCCCGCTCGATGTAGGCACTGTGGATGACGGCCCGGTGGCCGACGGTGACGTGGTCGGCCAGCACCGTCGGCTGGCCCGGATCGCCGTGGAGAATGGCCCCATCCTGCACATTGCTGTAGGGGCCTACCTCAATGCGTTCGACATCGCCGCGCAGCACTGCGCCGTACCAGATGCTACAGCCTTCGTGGAGAATGACATGGCCCATCACCGTAGCGTTGGGGGCGACAAACGCGGCCTGGGACAGGTCGGGTTGGGGCCAGAGTGAGGCAGAAGCAGCATCCATAGTCAGCCAGTTTTCTCAGCAGGTTCCTAAAAAAGTTAGCGGATTCCGTCAATGGGATGCCCAGCGCCCGGGAGAGCTGAGTTACCAAAGGTATAATGCAGCTACGGATATCGTGCAAACTGCCCGCCTCTTGAGGACACGTCTGGTTTCAGCCCAATGGTCAACTCCGCTTTGCAGTACCCCATCTATGGCCCAGAAATCCAGTGCCCTCACTGTCGGCAAACGATTCCGGCCCTGACGCTGACCGATACCTACCTGTGTACGCGCCACGGTGCCTTTGAGGCCAACCCCGACTCGAAGGAGCTGGTGCACCTGCAGTCGGGGCGGCACTGGCGACAGTGGGAGGGCGAATGGTACCGTCAGCACACCCACCCCGACGGCATTCGCTTTGAAATCCACGAGGCCCTCGATCGCCTCTATACCCAGGGCTACCGCGCCACCCGCGTGATTATTGCCCAGCGCTACCAGGAGCTGGTCAACGCCTACCTGGAGCGCAACTCCCCCTGGCGTGGTCAGATGGAAACCTCCGCCGCCCCCAAGCTCTACGGCCTGCCGGTGGAGTTTAGCCCCCCGGCCGAGGTTGACCCCCGCTGGGCCGTGATCAACTTCAGCCTTGAAAAAGAGCCGGGTGTGCCCGTGCGCTATCCTTATTTTCGCCTGTTTGAGTAGCCCGCCCGATGCTCCACCACGCATCAATTCGCACCCAGGACATTCACCGCGCGATCGCCTTCTACGAAGCCCTGGGGTTTACCGTCCACGAGCGGTTTTCCGCTGGCATCACCCTGGCCTGCTGGATGGAGGGGCTGGGGGGCCGCATCGAGCTGATTCAGATCCCTGAGCCGCGCCCCCCTGCCGATGCCTTCGGCGATGAGCACTACACCGGCTACTATCATCTCTCCTTTGATCTGACCCAGATGGCCCCCAGCCTGCCCGAATGGCTGTCGGAGGTGCGCCAGCGGTTTGCCGAAAGTCCCGGCGCGGTTGGTAGCCCCAAGGTTTTGCTGGAACCGCAGCAGCAGATCATCGGCGATCGCGTCTACGAAGTCGCCTTTTTGGCCGATGCCGACGGGCTGCCTTTGGAGTTTATTCGAGTGCTGGGCAATGTCCAATCCTGAGGGCCCCAACCCTGAAAAACTGGCTCCCTTTGCCGACAACTGGGCCTACCTGAAGACCGAGCTGGCCTGGCTCGATCGCCTGCTGATGGTGGCCGTATCGCGGCAGAAGCGCGAGCTGCAGGAGCTAGACGACTTTGCCATCTCCGATCAGGACCGGGTCACCCGCCACTGGTGGAAGGGCATCATTCACCTCACCGGGCAGCCCAACTACGACCACGCCCGCCCCCCCAAGGTGGCGCGCCCGGGCGGGAACTATGCCCAACAGCTGGAGGCCCGGATTGTGGCCAGCCAGCGCCAGGGGGTGGTACTGGCTTTGCCACAATTGCGCGATCGCCTCCAGCTCACCCTGTTCGAAAAAAATGTGCTGCTGCTGGCCCTGGCCCCCGAGGTCAACCAGCGGTTTGGGCGGCTCTACAGCTACCTGCACTACCAGCACGATGAGGCCGACTGGGACCTGCCCACGGTGGATCTGTGCCTGCGGCTGCTGTGCCGCAACGATCTGGAATGGCGGCGATCGCGCCCGCTAATTGCCCCCAACAGCCGCCTGGCCAGCCTCGGCCTGGTGGAATGGCTCAACGCCGACGACACCACGCTGCTCAGCCGTCACCTGCGTCTGACCGAAGACCTGGCCACTTACCTGCTGGCCGAAGCCCCCGACCCCGCCAGCCTCGACACCTGGGCCATCGCCCCGGCGGCTGAGGCCGGAGAGGCCTCTGAAGTTCCGGCGGAGAGCTGGGATAGCCTGGTGCTGCCCGACCCCCAACTGGCTCAGCTCCACACCGTGGCCGCCGCCGCCCGCGCCACCGATGGCACCATGGTGCTGCTGACCGGCCCCAGCGGCACCGGCAAAACCCTGGCGGCCAAAGTGCTGGCGGCGGAGCTGGGGCTGCTGCTGGTCATGGTCGATCTGGCTACCATTGCCCCCGACGAGGCCGGCACCATTCCCGAACTCGACGACCTGGCCGAGCTGCCCCCCTGCGTACTTCTGCTCAAAAATGCGCCCCACTGGTTTGGCCGCAACCCCGCCGCCGAAGCTGCTCTGGTGCAGTCGTGGGTGATTCAGCGCCGTCGCCAGCCGGGGTTGACCCTGCTGACGACGCCCTACCTGCAAAGCATCAAACCGTCCTGGCGACAGGCCATGAGCGGTCTGGTCGAGTTTCCCCTGCCCGATGCCGCCGCCCGGGAGCAGCTGTGGCGGCGAACGCTGCCCCAGGGCACCAAAAAAGCCCGCAGCCTGCGCTGGTCCCACCTGGCCCAGCAGCTGCCCCTGAGCGGTGGCGAAATCGCTACCCTGGCCCAGACTGCCGTGGCCCTGGCCCAGCAGGAGGATCCCCCAGTGCTGACCCTTGACTGCCTGCACCAGGCCCTGGCCCTGCACCACCCCGGCCTGACGCTCTCGCCGGCCAAAGCCAGCCGCGCCAGGCGATCGCCGTCGCCTAAATCGAGCTAATCCGATCGCCCCATGTACTGCCCGTGAATGCTGACGGCGTAGGGCACCAAAAAGGTGAGGCCCGCTGAAATCCAGCGGGCCTGAGTCATGGCCCCGGTTCGCAGGGCGGGGCCGTGGTTGATCACAAACAGCACCGTACCCACGAACAGAGCAACGCGCACCGCCCTGCGCGCCAGGTGGGGCGTGACTAGCGCCACCAGATAACCTTCAACTGCTTTCATCATCGATGGCAGCCCCAAGCACCCAGTCCCCTAGGAAACCATTGCTTCAGCCTTGGCCCGGTTTTCTTCCCACTTGCGGGGGGGGCTGGCGCGGCGAATCGTGCGCCAGATCTGGGTGGCGGCCAGGGTGCCATCGGCCACGGCAACCGACACTTGGTTGACGCCCTGCTTCAGGTCGCCAATGGCAAAGATGCGATCGTGGGAGGTTTGGCACATCGTGTTGGTGACCAGGTTTTCACCGTCCCACTCCAGGTTGGCAATGCCCTTGAGGTAGTGGTTGTGGTAGATCGACCCCATGTTGATCAGGCCGGTGGTGGCTTCGATCACGGTGCCATCGCTCAGCTGTACGCCGCTCATTTTGTGGTTTTCGCCCAGAAATTTGGCGATCGGGGCCTCGTAGAGGGGGTAGCCGTAGTCGGCCAGTTTGGCCCGCATCTCGTCGCCGACGGTACAGAGGCCGTGGGTGAGCACCGAAATGTAGGGGGTAAACCAGTCGAGCACAAAGGCGGCGTTAATCTGCGACTCTTTGCCCGCAATCAGCACGGCTTTCTGGTCCCACATGTCGAAGCCATCGCAGATCATGCAGACGTGGAGCGTATAGCCCGCGTAGTCGTAGACGTTCTGCATGTCGTCGAGCTGGGGCAACACGTCGATCACGCCGGAGGCCGCAATCAGGTATTTGGTGCGAAAGACCGGGTAAACGCTGTTGGTCTTGCCCACTTTCACCTGTACCGCCAGATGGTCGCCCTCGTCGACCACGTCTTCGACAAAGCCACGCAGGTAGTCGGCCCCCCACTCCACCGCCTGCTTCGCCCCGTGGATCAAAATGTCGCGTCCGGGCGTGTCGGGGTTAACGCCGACCACGTTGCGGACCTCCTGCATCCACAGCGATCGCCCCTTGCCCTTTTCGATCACCAGGCACTTGAGCCCGTAGCGGGCCAGGTAAATAGCTGCCGACAAGCCCCCCATGCCGCCGCCTACAACAATGGCGTCGTAAACCTGGTCCGTACGTTCATGAAGATTTTGGCGGGATAGTTTCATAGCGGTGATGGATGAAGAGGACTGCGTTCGGCCTAAGCCGTAGGGAAAGCATTGATCCCGCTCCAAGCCCAGACGTGGGGTTTGTTAGTGGGAAAACTCTAGATCTGGAGCTGGACTTGATCCGGGCTCTATCTCTAGGCTAAAGGATTTCCAAAAATCGAGATGAGAATTGTGTAAGAGGGTCAGGCTGGCGCACCTACCCAACCCCCCAACTAAAAAGGCAAAGGGGTACATGCCATCCCCTTTGCCTCAGCGCTCACCCAGGGTGAGTCAGCGGGTCACTAGCCCACGAAGGCCAGGCGAGGCTCGGACACACCGGCCGGCTCACTGCCCTTCAGGTAGGCCAGCATGGTGTCGGCATCAGATACCTCAAAGGGGTCGATGGGGCAGTTGTCGCCAAAGTCGGGCTCAACAAAGATTTTTTCGATGGTGCCGTCGTTGACGAGCATGGAATAGCGCCAGGAGCGCATGCCAAAGCCCAGGTTGGACTTGTCCACCAGCATGCCCATCTTGCGGGTAAATTCGCCGTTGCCGTCGGGCAGCAGGAAGACGTTCTTGGCCCCGATCTTCTGGCCCCACTGGAACATTACAAACGCGTCATTTACCGAGACGCAGACGATGGTGTCAACCCCGTGGGCTTTGAACTCGTCGTAGAGCTCTTCGTAGCGGGGCAGGTGGTTAGAGGAGCAGGTGGGCGTGAACGCACCGGGCAGAGAGAACACGACGACTTTCTTGCCAGCGAAGAGATCGCTGCTGGTCAGGTCTTGCCAGCGGTAGGGGTTAGACCCACCCACAGACTCGTCCCGCACGCGGGTCTTGAACGTAACTTCGGGTACACGTCCGTTAGCAACCATAATTACCTCTGTGAAAGTTTTACGAACTACTTAACTGCGTTTCCAGCCTTTGCTGTCTAACCCAGAATAATTCTGAGTTAAGAAATCTTCAATAAGCATATTAGCCTAAAAACTCGGACTTGTTAAGAAGTCAGACTGATTCTTAGATGGGAATGCTAATCTGTTAAGGGTGAGCTATCTTAGAATGCCAGGCCGCTGTCAGCTGACACCCGCTGGATGGCCCAGTTGCCGTACGCTAAACGCCGGAGTCGGGGAAAATGTCGTCCCAAGCCGATCAAATCGTCGCGATACTGAAGTCCCGGGGGTTGCGCGTTACGCCCCAGCGATTTGCCGTGTATGCCAACCTGTTGGGCCGCTGTGACCACCCCACCGCCGACGACATTCTCCATGACCTCAACCAGGACGTCCCGACCTCGTCCCAGGCGACGGTGTATAGCTCGCTGCAGGCGCTGCGGGAGGTCAATTTGGTCCGCGAGGTGCTGCTCGAAGCCGGGGTCTGTCGCTACGACGCCAACGTTGGCCCCCACCACCACTTCCGCTGTCAGTCCTGTGGCGCGATCGCCGATATTCCCTGGGAAACCCTGGCCAGCCTCAACCTGAAAACCCTCAGCCCCCAATGGCAGATTGAGGGGTATGAGGTGACGGTGCGCGGCCTGTGCGATCGCTGCCAAACCGCATAGGCTAGTTTTAATTAGTTTTGAACGGGTTTCAACGATGCCTGACCCTACCCTAGTCACCAGCCCCTGGCAGCTCAAACCCTGGTGGTGTCAGCCCTGGTCGATTGTGCTGACGGGGGTCACGATTGTAGGCGGCAGTTGGCTGCTGTTCCATCGCCTCTGGCTGAGCGGCCTGATTGCTATTCCCATTGGGGTGTGGATGGGCTTTTTTCTGCTCCTCTGGCCCCGCCTTATGGCCGAGGCCGGGCTGCTGGAGCCCCACCACCAGGTCGACACCCCCGACGCTTGATGGCTCACTCCCGCATTCCCCACCATCGCAATGCCCAGCCTTTATACCTTTACCGACTACTCCCCCGAGTGGCCCCACGCCTTCGAGCAAGCGGCGGCCCAACTGCGATCGCTGCTGGGTGACGACCTGATAGCCATCCACCACATCGGCAGCACCTCCGTGCCGGGGCTGGCGGCCAAACCGATCATCGACCTGCTGCCCGTGGCGCAATCTATTGAGGCCATTGCAGCCCAGACCCCACAGCTCGAAGCGGCGGGCTATCTAGCGTGGGGGGAATACGGCCTGCCGGGGCGGCGCTACTTTACCCGCGATCGCGACGGCTACCGCACCTACAACATTCATATCTACGGCCAGGGTGACCCGGATATCGATCGGCACCTGGCTTTTCGGGACTATCTCCGGGCTCACTCACCAGTGCGCGACGAGTATGCTGCTGTTAAGCGAGCCGCCTATGCCCAGCACCCCACGGACATCGGCGGCTACAGCGACAGCAAACACGACTGGATTCAAACGGTGGAGGCCAAGGCTATGGCCTGGTACCTGCAGTCCGGCAGCAACCCAGTTCCCGTGCCCTAATTAGGTAGCAAGCTCGCTAGCGTGGAGAGCCCGTTTGTGGCCATTGAGCTGCCCAAGCACAAACACCGGGGGCGATCGCCTCCGTCGTGCCCTATGTCCAGGAAGAGCGAGAAGAAGCCCTTGGGATGTCGCTGAATTGAGGCATGAATGTAGTTAGGGCCACCCAAGCTGCTTAATCTAAAGCTGTCTCTGTCATTGCGGTTTGGCCATTGCGGTTTGGCTTGGGCCTAAACCTTTTCGGGCACCCCGCCGTAGGAAGGTTCCAGCGCGGCCAGCTGATTAACCAGGGCGGTAATGGTCTCTGGGTTGGCGGGCTTTTGGAAGGTGGTCAGCAGCTCGCGGCCCAGCACGGTGCAGCCCAGGTGGGAGAGCTGTAGCCGCATTGCCACCAGTACCTTTTGGCCGCCGCCGCCGCTGTGG from Leptolyngbya sp. KIOST-1 carries:
- a CDS encoding cupin domain-containing protein, yielding MANVIAQAPSAPKVLAPGEGDRFQMLTHEMVVKVDRTATQDQWVMYEASDTLGNGAPLHTHPWEETFYILSGELEVTIGRREVVAAAGASIYFPANIAHGFRISSAEARLLIILPGFSEGFYREVGSSGVQLPADMEEFFAICDRHSVRIL
- the nrtS gene encoding nitrate/nitrite transporter NrtS, producing MKAVEGYLVALVTPHLARRAVRVALFVGTVLFVINHGPALRTGAMTQARWISAGLTFLVPYAVSIHGQYMGRSD
- a CDS encoding VOC family protein — encoded protein: MLHHASIRTQDIHRAIAFYEALGFTVHERFSAGITLACWMEGLGGRIELIQIPEPRPPADAFGDEHYTGYYHLSFDLTQMAPSLPEWLSEVRQRFAESPGAVGSPKVLLEPQQQIIGDRVYEVAFLADADGLPLEFIRVLGNVQS
- a CDS encoding AAA family ATPase, whose amino-acid sequence is MSNPEGPNPEKLAPFADNWAYLKTELAWLDRLLMVAVSRQKRELQELDDFAISDQDRVTRHWWKGIIHLTGQPNYDHARPPKVARPGGNYAQQLEARIVASQRQGVVLALPQLRDRLQLTLFEKNVLLLALAPEVNQRFGRLYSYLHYQHDEADWDLPTVDLCLRLLCRNDLEWRRSRPLIAPNSRLASLGLVEWLNADDTTLLSRHLRLTEDLATYLLAEAPDPASLDTWAIAPAAEAGEASEVPAESWDSLVLPDPQLAQLHTVAAAARATDGTMVLLTGPSGTGKTLAAKVLAAELGLLLVMVDLATIAPDEAGTIPELDDLAELPPCVLLLKNAPHWFGRNPAAEAALVQSWVIQRRRQPGLTLLTTPYLQSIKPSWRQAMSGLVEFPLPDAAAREQLWRRTLPQGTKKARSLRWSHLAQQLPLSGGEIATLAQTAVALAQQEDPPVLTLDCLHQALALHHPGLTLSPAKASRARRSPSPKSS
- a CDS encoding DUF6683 family protein, which encodes MIRPLKLLTAAIATATLSLAAPRPAEAQFTNPYTFSTWNNPISSSADTAIMNRAFQRMIEGSSSSSAPAAPAPLSASTFRPVAAQLMPQRLAADPALSPTERQQMAAVYSDLLTFYHDWLGQEGEQRLQNNVAGAMTYLLLTSHYILNNGAELSQSDQEAMLQNFNEALSSDAHFQTLSAQAKQELYEILVISAALPLALFFEGHEVGDPASVAEAQAMVEAVLTAILSPS
- a CDS encoding type II toxin-antitoxin system VapC family toxin, with protein sequence MKGWLLDTNIVSELRKTNCHPNVKQWTERQPPQSFYLSTVTLAEIRFGIEQLEDLTFREELSQWLDGTLRPWFADRLLPLDEDVILIWRQRVEQGRKRGYTFSQPDLFIAATAIKHHLCVVTRNVTDFEEAQVPVLNPFVWTP
- a CDS encoding TIGR02652 family protein — translated: MVNSALQYPIYGPEIQCPHCRQTIPALTLTDTYLCTRHGAFEANPDSKELVHLQSGRHWRQWEGEWYRQHTHPDGIRFEIHEALDRLYTQGYRATRVIIAQRYQELVNAYLERNSPWRGQMETSAAPKLYGLPVEFSPPAEVDPRWAVINFSLEKEPGVPVRYPYFRLFE
- a CDS encoding gamma carbonic anhydrase family protein; this encodes MDAASASLWPQPDLSQAAFVAPNATVMGHVILHEGCSIWYGAVLRGDVERIEVGPYSNVQDGAILHGDPGQPTVLADHVTVGHRAVIHSAYIERGCLIGIGAIVLDGVRVGSGSIVGAGAVVTKDVPPRSLVMGVPGKVVRDVSDQQALELLEHAQKYYQLALAHAGRSNNLGFV
- a CDS encoding tetratricopeptide repeat protein, producing MQDISDLRQKAFAASQKGQFAEAEAYWSQLIEYLPDEAALWSNRGNVRVSQNRLAEALEDYDRAVALAPEQPDPYLNRGAALEGLGRWEEAIADYSQVLALNPEDAAAYNNRGNAEAGLGQWETALADYQKAADLDPKFAFARVNAALAEYQLGHAEEAIRQFRSLTRRYPNFADARAALTAALWGQGQLGEAESNWVAVVGLDGRYKDLDWVRTVRRWPPAMVAALEKFLNL
- a CDS encoding type II toxin-antitoxin system Phd/YefM family antitoxin, which gives rise to MAPLPSSDSQLHNLEQFRSWKLEDAKAHLSEVVRMARDTEPQRITVRGQDAVVMLSAQTFARLLPLLAEPNLHHLLSQSPLSRLDFEQPSVQAPVRPIEL